In Paenibacillus phoenicis, one genomic interval encodes:
- a CDS encoding polyprenyl synthetase family protein: MKEIAEAVSTRLSSSLPAAWQVPETLSRAMDYSLMAGGKRLRPLLVVAAAEALGGSRDAAMPVACAVEMVHTYSLIHDDLPALDNDDFRRGKPTNHKVFGEAMAILAGDGLLTHAFYSVVQASRKQGVPAEASLAIVEELSRFAGPGGMVGGQVADMQGEQGVTDLDQLRYIHEHKTGDLIVFSVRAGGHIASGNAEQLEALERYGRALGHAFQIQDDILDLIGDESKLGKKTQSDVIQQKVTYPYFIGIEASRAEVERLTSEAKQALQNGAIPNPQRLLEIADLLLRRDH, from the coding sequence ATGAAGGAGATTGCTGAAGCCGTGTCCACACGCTTGTCCTCCAGCCTTCCGGCGGCATGGCAGGTGCCGGAAACGCTAAGCCGGGCGATGGATTATTCGCTGATGGCGGGTGGGAAACGGCTTCGGCCGCTGCTCGTCGTGGCTGCGGCGGAGGCGCTCGGCGGCAGCCGGGATGCGGCAATGCCCGTCGCCTGCGCCGTGGAAATGGTACATACGTACTCGCTGATCCATGACGATCTCCCGGCCTTGGACAACGATGACTTCCGTCGCGGGAAACCAACGAATCATAAAGTGTTTGGAGAAGCGATGGCCATCTTGGCCGGGGATGGGCTGTTGACGCATGCTTTTTACAGCGTGGTTCAAGCGAGCCGCAAGCAAGGGGTGCCGGCCGAGGCTTCCTTAGCGATCGTGGAGGAATTGTCGCGGTTTGCCGGGCCGGGCGGCATGGTGGGCGGCCAGGTGGCCGACATGCAAGGCGAGCAGGGAGTGACCGATCTCGACCAGCTGCGCTACATTCATGAGCACAAAACCGGAGATCTGATCGTATTTTCGGTCAGAGCGGGCGGACATATCGCTTCGGGAAATGCAGAGCAGCTTGAGGCTTTGGAGCGGTACGGACGGGCGCTGGGGCATGCGTTTCAAATTCAGGACGACATCCTGGATCTGATCGGGGATGAAAGCAAGCTCGGCAAAAAAACGCAAAGCGATGTCATCCAACAGAAGGTGACTTATCCTTACTTTATCGGCATCGAGGCTTCCCGGGCGGAAGTCGAACGGCTGACGAGTGAGGCGAAGCAGGCGTTACAAAACGGAGCGATTCCGAACCCGCAGCGGCTGCTGGAAATTGCCGATCTGCTGCTTCGCCGCGATCACTAG
- the xseB gene encoding exodeoxyribonuclease VII small subunit — translation MKEQETKLNAEAQQAELNFEDAMNQLEDIVSQLERGDVPLEKAIDLFQQGMRLSQICGQKLAQVERKIEMIVEEDGAVEKQPFQPPLSDSLDF, via the coding sequence ATGAAGGAACAGGAAACCAAGCTTAATGCAGAGGCGCAGCAAGCGGAACTAAATTTCGAAGATGCGATGAACCAGCTGGAGGACATCGTGTCTCAGCTGGAACGCGGAGACGTGCCGTTGGAGAAAGCGATTGATCTGTTTCAGCAGGGCATGCGGCTCTCGCAAATCTGCGGTCAAAAGCTGGCACAGGTGGAACGTAAGATCGAAATGATTGTTGAAGAAGACGGGGCGGTAGAGAAGCAGCCGTTTCAGCCGCCGTTAAGCGATAGTTTGGACTTCTGA
- the xseA gene encoding exodeoxyribonuclease VII large subunit → MDQQRILTVKELNRYIRMKLESDQVLTDVWIRGEISNFTHHSSGHMYFTLKDADSRIKSIMFASYNQRLPFRPKEGTRVIARGNVSVYERDGQYQFYVTHMQPDGVGSLYLAFEQLKQKLEAEGLFAPGRKRPLPRFPKTIGVVTSPTGAAVRDILTTLGRRYPQAAVILYPVLVQGKGAAPSIVKAIRTLNAMGEADVLIVGRGGGSLEELWAFNEEQVARAIYESAIPVISAVGHETDFTIADFVADLRAATPTAAAELAVPHTAELRALLRQREQVLQQSLQHRLQQARERLRRLQRSPALTQPRRSLLQHAERLDRLSSRLTGHMQTRLQLAGAAQDRLHQRLLRFHPRDALQFAGRRRREADRLLRQAMQGILREKSSQLASGIRHLDALSPLKVMARGYSLVYDERGERIIKSLSDVELGDRITVKVTDGELDCQVWGMRPEGAGEDEGTGNQA, encoded by the coding sequence TTGGATCAGCAACGGATTTTGACGGTCAAGGAATTAAACCGCTACATCCGGATGAAGCTGGAATCGGATCAGGTGCTCACCGACGTCTGGATTCGCGGTGAAATTTCCAATTTCACGCATCATTCCAGCGGGCATATGTATTTCACGCTGAAGGATGCGGACAGCCGGATCAAAAGCATTATGTTCGCATCGTATAACCAGCGGCTGCCGTTCCGACCTAAAGAAGGCACGCGCGTGATTGCACGCGGTAATGTTTCCGTCTACGAGCGGGATGGCCAGTATCAATTCTACGTGACGCATATGCAGCCGGACGGCGTAGGCAGCCTGTATCTGGCCTTTGAGCAGCTGAAGCAGAAGCTCGAAGCGGAGGGCTTGTTCGCGCCGGGACGCAAACGGCCGTTGCCGCGGTTCCCGAAGACGATCGGCGTGGTAACCTCGCCAACCGGAGCGGCGGTCCGCGACATCTTAACGACGCTGGGGCGGCGTTATCCGCAGGCAGCAGTGATCCTGTACCCCGTGCTTGTCCAGGGCAAGGGGGCAGCGCCGTCGATCGTGAAAGCGATCCGAACGCTGAACGCGATGGGCGAGGCCGACGTGCTCATCGTCGGCCGCGGCGGCGGCTCGCTCGAGGAGCTGTGGGCGTTCAACGAGGAGCAGGTCGCGCGGGCGATCTATGAATCGGCGATTCCCGTCATCTCGGCCGTGGGCCATGAGACGGACTTCACTATCGCCGATTTCGTCGCCGACCTGCGAGCTGCCACGCCCACAGCGGCTGCCGAGCTGGCCGTGCCGCACACGGCCGAGCTGCGCGCGCTCTTGCGCCAGCGAGAACAGGTGCTGCAGCAGAGCTTGCAGCACCGCCTGCAGCAGGCGCGCGAACGGCTGCGCCGGCTGCAACGCTCGCCGGCGCTGACGCAGCCGCGGCGCAGCCTGCTCCAGCACGCGGAGCGGCTGGACCGGCTGTCCTCGCGGCTGACGGGCCACATGCAGACGCGCCTGCAATTGGCCGGCGCGGCGCAAGACCGCCTGCACCAGCGTCTGCTGCGCTTCCATCCACGGGATGCGCTGCAGTTCGCGGGACGCCGGCGGCGGGAGGCGGATCGCCTGCTGCGGCAAGCGATGCAGGGCATCCTGCGGGAGAAGTCCAGCCAGCTGGCCTCGGGCATTCGCCATCTGGATGCGCTAAGCCCGCTTAAAGTCATGGCGCGGGGCTATAGCCTCGTCTACGATGAACGAGGAGAACGGATCATCAAGTCGTTATCGGACGTCGAACTGGGCGACCGGATAACGGTGAAGGTGACGGACGGAGAACTAGATTGTCAAGTTTGGGGCATGAGGCCGGAAGGAGCGGGGGAAGATGAAGGAACAGGAAACCAAGCTTAA